One genomic segment of Mangifera indica cultivar Alphonso chromosome 6, CATAS_Mindica_2.1, whole genome shotgun sequence includes these proteins:
- the LOC123218267 gene encoding putative disease resistance protein RGA3: MAELLVEMMLEQFASITRQQAEEGIRLIAGAGQEVERLQSNLLSIQAVLDDAENRQVKENAVSVWLAKLKDVSYDIDDVLDEWNTKLQKLKIKKAEAAFNPLKKVCSSILHYLGCRPLVMRYDIGVKIRDLDRKLDIIAKEKETFNFRSMTEGNKEIERPMTTSVVDLTQVYGREDDKNTIVDLLLSQGSCTQDLCIISIVGMGGIGKTTLAKLVFNDDKVSTHFEIKIWVCISEPFDELRIAKAILESLTNSAPNLHELETVVQNIRQKLDRKKFLLILDDVWTEDQKNWENLKSSLTCGSPESKILVTTRKEEAASAIGTTKIISLGTLLEEKCWLLFSRIAFFGKTIEESNELVEIGRKLVQKCKGLPLAVKTLASLLRCKRTFDEWQNILDSEIWEIEKVEQEVFQPLLLSYCDLPCTLKKCFLYCAIFPKDYIIDIKRLIWLWMAHGYVKSKPNEDMKLVGEEYFDTLAMRSFFQDFEKLTSSSRAMFCKMHDIVHDFAQYLTQNECYAMEVAGVGELELDSTYDRVRHSMIKIQEWASFPSSIYTRKTFLRSLMVNCNYNTNHPKIVLSKLVDPLAYLRSLFLKNCSIEEIPVEIKGLIHLRYLDLSQNDNIKKLPETLCELHNLQTLDISLCSGLRKLPQGMGNLINMRYLLNWKTSISYMPKGFERLTGLRTLGEFVISDGSYGSKACSIECLRNFKGLQFLGIQGFGKLTDAAKVKGIELINKKNLRDLSVDFEGSDNEGHDYEELLEALQPPPNLMKLRLRDYKGNTMFPNWMVSLNKLSRLDLWYCINCEHLPPLGKLSSLEILIIWGMKRVKRVGNEFLGIENDATSASSSVIAFPNLKYLWFDDMEDWEEWNYDITKRGDGDITVMLSLESLEISRCSKLTSLPNHLRQMSTLKKKFVKCPLLDEQRTDSLSSSSASYQLQQ, encoded by the coding sequence ATGGCTGAATTACTTGTGGAGATGATGTTGGAACAATTTGCTTCAATCACTCGTCAACAGGCAGAAGAAGGGATTAGGCTAATTGCAGGTGCTGGCCAAGAAGTTGAAAGGCTTCAAAGCAATTTACTGTCCATTCAAGCTGTGCTTGATGATGCTGAGAACAGACAGGTTAAGGAAAACGCCGTGAGTGTTTGGTTAGCCAAGCTTAAAGACGTGTCTTATGACATTGACGATGTGCTGGATGAGTGGAACACGAAGcttcagaaattgaaaattaagaaagcTGAAGCTGCATTTAATCCACTGAAAAAGGTATGTTCCTCCATTCTTCACTATCTCGGTTGTAGGCCATTGGTTATGCGCTACGACATTGGTGTCAAGATAAGAGATCTTGATAGAAAACTTGATATTATTGCTAAGGAAAAAGAGACGTTCAACTTTAGATCAATGACGGAGGGTAACAAAGAAATAGAGCGACCAATGACAACCTCTGTTGTTGATTTAACACAGGTTTATGGAAGAGAAGATGATAAGAATACAATTGTAGATTTATTGCTGAGTCAGGGTAGTTGTACGCAAGACCTCTGCATCATCTCTATAGTAGGGATGGGAGGAATTGGTAAAACAACTCTTGccaaattagtttttaatgaTGATAAGGTGAGCACTcattttgagattaaaataTGGGTATGCATTTCTGAGCCTTTTGATGAGCTTAGGATTGCCAAAGCAATTCTTGAATCTCTTACAAATAGTGCACCAAACTTACATGAGTTAGAAACTGTGGTGCAAAACATACGTCAAAAATTAGACAGAAAGAAGTTTCTTCTTATCTTAGACGATGTATGGACTGAAGATCAAAAAAATTgggaaaatttgaaatcttcTCTCACATGTGGTTCTCCAGAAAGTAAAATTTTGGTGACCACGCGAAAAGAGGAAGCTGCAAGTGCCATAGGAACTACCAAAATTATCTCACTAGGGACACTTCTTGAGGAAAAGTGTTGGTTATTGTTTAGTCGAATTGCTTTTTTTGGAAAAACCATTGAAGAATCTAATGAATTGGTGGAAATTGGTAGGAAACTTGTCCAAAAGTGTAAGGGTTTGCCGCTTGCTGTAAAGACTTTAGCTAGTCTTTTGCGTTGTAAAAGAACTTTTGATGAATGGCAAAATATCTTAGACAGTGAAATTTGGGAAATAGAAAAGGTAGAACAAGAGGTTTTTCAACCTCTACTATTAAGTTATTGTGATTTACCCTGTActttgaaaaaatgttttttatattgtgCCATTTTTCCAAAGGATTACATAATAGACATAAAAAGATTGATTTGGCTATGGATGGCCCATGGTTATGTGAAGTCAAAGCCAAATGAGGATATGAAGTTAGTTGGCGAAGAGTATTTTGATACCTTAGCAATGCGTTCTTTCTTccaagattttgaaaaattgacTTCTTCTAGTAGAGCAATGTTTTGCAAGATGCATGATATAGTACATGATTTTGCTCAATATCTTACCCAAAATGAGTGTTATGCAATGGAGGTTGCTGGTGTTGGGGAGCTAGAATTGGACTCTACTTATGATAGAGTTAGACATTCAATGATAAAGATTCAAGAATGGGCCTCATTTCCTAGCTCCATATATACTAGAAAGACTTTTCTACGTAGCCTTATGGttaattgtaattataataCTAACCACCCTAAGATAGTTTTGTCCAAATTAGTTGATCCGTTGGCATATTTAAGGTcactatttttgaaaaattgctCCATTGAAGAAATTCCTGTAGAAATAAAAGGGTTAATACACTTGAGGTATCTTGATTTGTCACAAAAcgataacataaaaaaattgccCGAAACATTGTGTGAGTTACACAATCTACAGACCTTAGACATTAGTTTGTGTAGTGGTCTCAGAAAACTACCTCAAGGGATGggaaatttaattaacatgAGATATTTGTTGAATTGGAAAACTAGTATAAGTTACATGCCAAAAGGTTTCGAAAGATTGACCGGTCTACGAACATTAGGAGAATTTGTGATAAGTGATGGCAGTTATGGTAGTAAAGCATGTTCCATTGAATGTCTTAGAAACTTCAAAGGCCTTCAATTTCTTGGTATACAAGGCTTTGGAAAGTTGACAGATGCAGCTAAGGTCAAGGGAATAGAATTAATCAATAAGAAAAACCTGCGTGATTTGAGTGTAGACTTTGAGGGGAGTGACAATGAGGGGCATGATTATGAAGAACTTCTTGAAGCGTTGCAACCACCCCCAAATTTAATGAAGCTACGGCTGCGAGATTATAAAGGCAACACTATGTTCCCTAATTGGATGGTGTCATTAAACAAATTGAGCAGGTTAGATTTGTGGTATTGTATAAACTGTGAGCATTTGCCTCCTTTGGGTAAGTTATCATCCCTTGAAATTCTTATCATATGGGGAATGAAGAGAGTGAAAAGAGTGGGTAATGAGTTTTTGGGAATAGAGAATGATGCCACGTCAGCATCTTCATCAGTAATTGCTTTTCCAAACTTAAAATATCTATGGTTTGATGATATGGAAGACTGGGAAGAGTGGAATTACGATATTACGAAGAGAGGAGACGGAGATATTACAGTCATGCTATCTCTTGAGAGCTTGGAAATTTCACGCTGCTCCAAATTGACATCACTGCCTAACCATCTGCGTCAGATGTCAACGTTGAAGAAGAAATTTGTTAAATGTCCTCTTCTCGACGAACAGAGAACCGATAGCTTATCATCATCTTCAGCAAGCTATCAACTGCAACAATGA